From the Mycobacterium noviomagense genome, the window GAGTTGGTCGACCACGGCATCGACGGGGTGACCGTGGCCGCCGTGGCGGCACGCGCCGGAGTGCACGAAACCTCGGTCTACCGCCGCTGGCGCACCCGAGAAGACCTCATCGTTGACGCATTGCTTGACCGCAGCGAGACGCACATCCCGGTACCGGACACCGGATCGCTGCGAGGTGACCTGATCGAGCTGGCCCGCCGGGTGATTGGTTACCTGTCGTCGCGCATCGGCGCAGCGTTGGTGCGGATGAGCACATTGATCGTCGCGGACAAGTACCTCGACCAGGCGCGTGCCAACTTCCTGTCATCGCGGCTCGCCGCAACACGTGTGGTGGTGGACCGGGCAATCGAGCGCGGCGAGTTGCCCCCCGGCACGGACGCCGGGCTCGTCCTTGAAATGCTGGTGGCGCCGCTGCACATGCGGACGATCATGACCGGGGAACCACTGACCGACGACCTGCCCGAGCGGCTGGTCGACATCCTGCTCGACGGGCTGCGGCCGCGGCGGTAACGGCCGCTCGATCGACACCGGAATTCGGCCTCCAGGCCTTCCTGTCAATGCAGCAGGCGGAGCAAAATTGGCGCATGGAGCGGTCTGAGAAGACCATTACCCGCGGCTGGCTGGCCGTGCTGATCGGGACCGCGCTGCTGGTCGGTGGTCTCGTCGCGTTGTGCTTTCCCGTCTTCCTCGGCTCGTACGACAAGTACGGCCTCCAGATCAAGTGCGGCAACGGCTATCACGCTGAGTTGCTGCAAGCATCGCTCGACGACCAGGAATCGGCGTCCGCGCCAACCCACCCGGCAACCAGCTATGTCGATCAGTGCAACAGCGCCCTGGCGCACCGACGCGCCTGGATCGTCCCGGTGGCGGTCGCCGGCGCGCTCATCCTGGTTCCCGATCTGGTGGCCTGGGCCCGCGGCGGGTCAACCCAACCGGCTGCTGGGCCCCACGAGTGGTCGCCCGAACCGACCGAAACAGAGTTGCACGAAGCTGCGTTGCTGGATCGCCGGTGGCGATCACACCGGCCGCGACCATCAGACACCACCTTGTGACGCGACCGCACGTGCGTCTGGGCGGACCTTTGCACCGACTGCCGTCCCGCGCGAAAACCCAAGCACTGCACCGTTATTAGTTCGACACCAGCATTCCAATCGTCGTCGAACTACTCGTTCTCCTCAGGTTCCTGCACGACGTGGTATTTGGGATCGGCCATCGACAACGGGCCGTTACCGCTTTGGCGCACCTTGCCGGTGATTCGCAGCACTTGGCCCGGATGGATATCGGCACCGTGCCCGGGGTGGAAGGTGACCCGGATGTCTCCGGTGTTGTCGCCGACGACGATCCAGCGAAACGTGCGCCGGCGCTTGGTGATTTCCTCCACTTGGCTGACGCGTCCTTCGATGGTGGCCCGGCGTCCGGGAATCAAGCCTTCGATCGTGATCACCGCCGGGGGCCGCTCGGGGTGCTCGTAGTCTTCGACGTTCTCCTGTTCGCCCTGGGCGACGCGTGCTTCGACTCTGTCGAGTGCTCGCGCGATCCGTTGCTCAAAGCTGTCGGGGAACGCTTCTTCGATCCGTGACCGCACGTCGTAGGGCACAATCGTTGCGGCCGCATCCGGGATCCGGCTGATGGCCCGGGCAATCTTGTCCGCGGTCCGGTCATGCAGCAGCCGGCCGAGCAGTGGTGCATAGGTTCGACGCGGCAACAGCACCGTCACGTTGGTATCCGGGTGTTCGCTCAGCGCCCGCAACACCAATTCCTGCGCCGCCCGGTTGATCTGCCGATCCGGACAGTCGACCACCCGCAGGCGGGTTTGGAGATCGAAGCGATCCCAGCGCTTGCGCAGCTGCGCGGCATGGGCCGCGTCCACCATGAAATGCACGGCGATCAGTTCGTCGGCGCGCAAGCCTCTGCCGTATCGCAACGCCTCGATCACCGCCAGGTCAACCGAACTGACGAATACGAACACGCGGTGTCGCGCATATTTCACCAATTCCGGACGATCAGTGCGGAACATCTCGAGGATGGCTGCCTCAGCCCGGTACTCCCGGTTCAGCCGAATCAGCACGAACACCAGCGCCGGGAAGACGACCACAACCAGCCATGCCCCCTCGGTGAACTTGGCCACCGCGAAGATCCCCACCACGATCGTCGACAACACTCCCGCCGAGAAGTTGATGACCAGCTTGTGCCGCCAGCCCGGTTGCCGGTGTCTCAGATGGTGTTTGGTCATCCCGTAACCGGCCATCGCGAACCCGGTGAACACGCCGATCGCATAAAACGGCACCAGCGCGTTGACCGACCCCCCGGTGACCACCAGCAATGCCACCGACAGTGCTGTCAGCGTGATGATGCCATTGGAGAACACCAGGCGGTGACCACGTTTCGTCAGCTGCCGCGGCAGGAAGCGGTCCTCCGCAACGAAGCTGGCCAAGGCGGGAAAACCGTTGAAACTGGTGTTGGCACCGGTGAATAGGATGGCCGCAGTCGACGCCTGGACGAGAGCATATAAAACGTTGCCGATGATCCCGTGACCGAAAACCGCCCGGGCCACTTCGGAAAGCATCGACGGATATTCGTCGACATACGGCGTGGCGTGGGTGACGTGGGTCAGGTAGGCGACACCGGCCAACAAGAAGCCCAGAATGCACGCCATTGCGGTGAGAACCCGACGAGCGTTGAGCCCCTGTGGCTTGCGAAAGACGTTGACGGTATTGGAAATCGCTTCGACACCGGTCAGCGACGACCCACCGTTGGCGAACGCGCGTAGCAGCACCAGGATCGTCGCGCCCATGACCAATCCACTGCCCTGGTGAACCGGCACCGCTCCGGCGATGTGCTGGGGATCGTATGTCGGTAATCCCCCGAAGACTTCGCGGATGACACCGACCACGATTGTCAGCGCAATCATCACCACGAACGAGTACGTCGACACCGCGAACGGCAAGCCCGCTTCCCGCAGTCCCCGCAGGTTGGCGTAGCAGATCAGCAGCACCACCGCCACGGTGATTTCCAAACTGTACGGACCGAGCGCGGTTATCGCCGACACCACCGCCACCGTGCCCGCCGCCGACTGCACCGCCACTGTGACCACGTAGTCGATCAACAGTGCGGCGGCGGCGATTTGGGCCACTCTGGGCCCGAAGTTCTCCCGCGCCACCACATAGGAGCCGCCCGCTCGGGTGTATGCCATCACGACCTGGCGATACGACGCGGCCACCAACACCAGGATCAGCAAGATGACACCGGTGATCGGCAGCAACAATGCGAACGCCGCCAACCCTGCATGGGGCAGCAGCTCGATCATGATCTGTTCGGGACCGTAAGCGGTCGACGAGATCGCATCCGGCGAAAGAGCGCCCAGCGCAACGGGATTCGATAGTCTCTCGGTGCTCAGCTGTTCGCTGATCAGCGGTTTTCCGAGAAAGATGCGTTTGGCGACGTCACCAAACGACAGTGGGACGCTCAACTGGCGAGCCGATGTTGCCACGACACATCTTTACCTGATCGGCGCGCTGACCGAAAGGATCAACCGATGATCAGCGCGCCGTCGGCGAGTTCGTCGAAACGCTCGATGGCCTCGTCGCCTTCGGCGTCGATGCCGTGGAGCCGGCCGCGATCGGCTAGATAGCGCTGGGCGTACAACCTCGCGACCAGTGCCTTGCGATCCGCCTGGCGGGCGGCCCGCTCCCAGGCGGCCTGTTCGGTGAGCAGCGCGCCGGCATAGACGTCTCCCATGAATTGGGCCAGTGCGAACAGTCGCGCCTCAGCCACTCGGCCGTGCAGTTTCGTCCACGCGGTGATCGCCGCGTCGAGGTCCTCGACACGGCCCCGCACCAACCGGGTGGTGTCGTCGTCGTCCGACACCTCCACCGCGTCGTGCAGGCGCGCCAGCAGCGGTTCGTGCGCCTGCGTGCGCTCGATGCCGCGCTGCACGTCCAGGCACAGGATGTTGTCCGGGCCTTCCCAGATGGTGTTCACCTGCGCGTCGCGCAGCAGTCGGGCCACCGGCCAGTTTTCGATGTAGCCGTTGCCGCCGTGGATCTCGATGGCATCGGAGGCCATGGTGATGCCCAACCGACAGACCTTGAGCTTGGCGACCGGGACGGCGATGCGCTGACGCACCGACTTGGGCTGGCGATGGTTGGCGAAACCGGTGCAGTCGAACACCAGCGCTTGGGCAGCCTCGACGTCGACGATCATTTCGGCGAGCTTGCGGCGCATCAGCGGCTTGTCGATGAGCGCGTCGGCGAACGCGCGCCGTTGCCGGGCATAGCACAGCGACTCGACCAGAGCACGGCGCGCGTTGCCGAGCCCGAACAGCGCGATGCCCAGCCGCGCGGCGTTGGTGAGTTCCATCATGCGGCCCAGCCCTTTGCCGTCGGACGGCCCGGCGTCGGTGCTGGGTTCGCCGGACAGCAGGAAGGCTTCGGCGTCGACGAACTCGATCTCGCCCGAGGCCACCGAACGGGTGCCCAGCTTGTCCTTGAGGCGGCGGATCCGCACGCCGTTGGCCGAACCGTCGCGGCGCATCCGCAAGACCAGGAAAGTGGCGATACCGCGGCTCGAGTCGGGAGCGCCTTCGGGTTTGGCCAAGACGACGAACACCTTGCCGTCGCAGTTGGACGCAAACCACTTGAAGCCATTGAGAAGCCACGCGTCGCCGTGGCGGGTGGCGGTGGTCTCCAGCACGCCGAGATCGGATCCGCCGGTGCGCTCGGTCAACAGTTGCGCGGTCTCGCCCTCCCACTCGCCGGATTCGAATTTCGCCAGCACGTGTTCGCGAACGTCGGCCGGCGCGTAGGCGGCGACCAGCGCCTTGACCATGTTGGCGCCAGTGCCCAGCGCACAGCCCATGCCGATGTCGGCCTGGTTGAGCATGTAGTTGGACGCGAACAGCGGCAGCGACGGGTTTACCCCGGCGCGGCGGGCGTCGTCTTTGAGTGCCTGGTGGACGTCGAGGATGGCGCGCTTGGATGCGGTGAACGACGGCGGCTGGATTACCCGGCTGACGTCGTGGCCCCAGCGGTCGTAGCGTTCCAGTCGGGCCGGGTTGCGGTCGGTTTCCTCGGCCCACCGCGCCACCGGGCCGCCCATCAGCTCGCCGATGCGGGTCAAATGCGGTTCGGCGAAAGCCAACTCGTCGGGCTGCAAGTAATAGGCCATCGTGAACTGCAGCGTCGGATCACTGCGATACCAGTTCAGACCGACGGCGCCCTGGTACTTCTCGGTGCGGTAGCGTTCGGCCTTCTCGGCAGTGCTGAAGGGCAGCCGGTCGACGGCTTCGAGGTCGTAGTCGCTCATGGCGTCAGCTTCCGTCGGGTGGGAAGTTATTGCACGCCGATCGC encodes:
- a CDS encoding TetR-like C-terminal domain-containing protein, with protein sequence MKATTAKLGRRGAAVRAAVLEATVAELVDHGIDGVTVAAVAARAGVHETSVYRRWRTREDLIVDALLDRSETHIPVPDTGSLRGDLIELARRVIGYLSSRIGAALVRMSTLIVADKYLDQARANFLSSRLAATRVVVDRAIERGELPPGTDAGLVLEMLVAPLHMRTIMTGEPLTDDLPERLVDILLDGLRPRR
- a CDS encoding APC family permease, coding for MATSARQLSVPLSFGDVAKRIFLGKPLISEQLSTERLSNPVALGALSPDAISSTAYGPEQIMIELLPHAGLAAFALLLPITGVILLILVLVAASYRQVVMAYTRAGGSYVVARENFGPRVAQIAAAALLIDYVVTVAVQSAAGTVAVVSAITALGPYSLEITVAVVLLICYANLRGLREAGLPFAVSTYSFVVMIALTIVVGVIREVFGGLPTYDPQHIAGAVPVHQGSGLVMGATILVLLRAFANGGSSLTGVEAISNTVNVFRKPQGLNARRVLTAMACILGFLLAGVAYLTHVTHATPYVDEYPSMLSEVARAVFGHGIIGNVLYALVQASTAAILFTGANTSFNGFPALASFVAEDRFLPRQLTKRGHRLVFSNGIITLTALSVALLVVTGGSVNALVPFYAIGVFTGFAMAGYGMTKHHLRHRQPGWRHKLVINFSAGVLSTIVVGIFAVAKFTEGAWLVVVVFPALVFVLIRLNREYRAEAAILEMFRTDRPELVKYARHRVFVFVSSVDLAVIEALRYGRGLRADELIAVHFMVDAAHAAQLRKRWDRFDLQTRLRVVDCPDRQINRAAQELVLRALSEHPDTNVTVLLPRRTYAPLLGRLLHDRTADKIARAISRIPDAAATIVPYDVRSRIEEAFPDSFEQRIARALDRVEARVAQGEQENVEDYEHPERPPAVITIEGLIPGRRATIEGRVSQVEEITKRRRTFRWIVVGDNTGDIRVTFHPGHGADIHPGQVLRITGKVRQSGNGPLSMADPKYHVVQEPEENE
- a CDS encoding acyl-CoA dehydrogenase family protein, producing the protein MSDYDLEAVDRLPFSTAEKAERYRTEKYQGAVGLNWYRSDPTLQFTMAYYLQPDELAFAEPHLTRIGELMGGPVARWAEETDRNPARLERYDRWGHDVSRVIQPPSFTASKRAILDVHQALKDDARRAGVNPSLPLFASNYMLNQADIGMGCALGTGANMVKALVAAYAPADVREHVLAKFESGEWEGETAQLLTERTGGSDLGVLETTATRHGDAWLLNGFKWFASNCDGKVFVVLAKPEGAPDSSRGIATFLVLRMRRDGSANGVRIRRLKDKLGTRSVASGEIEFVDAEAFLLSGEPSTDAGPSDGKGLGRMMELTNAARLGIALFGLGNARRALVESLCYARQRRAFADALIDKPLMRRKLAEMIVDVEAAQALVFDCTGFANHRQPKSVRQRIAVPVAKLKVCRLGITMASDAIEIHGGNGYIENWPVARLLRDAQVNTIWEGPDNILCLDVQRGIERTQAHEPLLARLHDAVEVSDDDDTTRLVRGRVEDLDAAITAWTKLHGRVAEARLFALAQFMGDVYAGALLTEQAAWERAARQADRKALVARLYAQRYLADRGRLHGIDAEGDEAIERFDELADGALIIG